Proteins co-encoded in one Haloarcula pelagica genomic window:
- a CDS encoding alpha/beta fold hydrolase, whose translation MVADGTVAVDGSTIHYLEAGDDAAQTVVLLHGGIIDAAGVTWPPVIDRLATDYHVVAPDLLGYGESDVPPGPYSIGRHATVVGDFLDELGLDGVTLVGHSMGGGVAIQLALDRPSLVETLVPIDAYGLGTDLPNGRLSYLLAQVQVFNRVAIALFRHSRRFTRASLDGIVHDLDALPADAVDAVYEEVQRPTAGAAFRRFREAEVTSSGYRTTFLDRFEEVAVPVRLAHGVHDDLFPLAWAQRAADRIPDASLCVFEDCAHWAPRENPDAVAEHVLSAVDGQ comes from the coding sequence ATGGTCGCCGACGGTACCGTCGCTGTCGACGGGAGCACGATCCACTATCTCGAAGCGGGCGACGACGCCGCGCAGACGGTCGTCCTGCTTCACGGGGGCATCATCGACGCTGCAGGGGTCACCTGGCCGCCGGTCATCGACCGGCTCGCTACCGACTATCACGTCGTCGCGCCGGACCTGCTGGGGTACGGCGAGAGCGACGTCCCACCCGGCCCGTACTCGATCGGGCGACACGCGACGGTCGTCGGTGACTTTCTCGACGAACTCGGCTTGGACGGCGTCACGCTCGTCGGCCACTCCATGGGCGGGGGCGTCGCCATCCAACTCGCGCTCGATCGGCCCTCCCTCGTCGAGACGCTCGTGCCGATCGACGCCTACGGCCTCGGTACCGACCTGCCGAACGGCCGCCTCTCGTATCTCCTCGCACAGGTTCAGGTGTTCAACCGGGTCGCTATCGCACTGTTCCGGCACAGTAGGCGGTTCACCAGGGCCAGCCTCGACGGTATCGTCCACGACCTCGACGCGCTGCCGGCCGACGCCGTCGACGCGGTCTACGAGGAGGTACAGCGGCCGACGGCCGGCGCGGCCTTCCGGCGCTTCCGCGAGGCAGAGGTCACCAGTTCGGGCTACCGGACGACCTTCCTCGACCGGTTCGAGGAGGTGGCGGTTCCGGTCAGGCTCGCCCACGGCGTACACGACGACCTGTTCCCCCTCGCGTGGGCACAGCGGGCGGCCGACCGGATCCCCGACGCGTCGCTGTGCGTGTTCGAGGACTGTGCTCACTGGGCCCCACGTGAGAATCCAGATGCCGTCGCCGAGCACGTTCTATCCGCCGTCGACGGACAGTAG
- a CDS encoding ribonucleoside-diphosphate reductase subunit alpha → MSTQSTTTDRVRSILDRARTDSEAVLTDETIETLRSEIERNLYAGAGREEIYEAVLQSLTARIERAPEYKRIAARVFRQRYYETVIGEDLQGGELADAYRETFVENIRRGVEIDLLDERMTERFDLDALAETLVPDRDGQFEYMAMETLAQRYFLTTTDDEPLELPQAFWMRVAMGLALEEDNPQRRAEEFYAVLSKLEFTPSSPTLFHSGTTHPQLSSCYLTTVEDDLEGIFEAYKHHAQLSKWSGGLGNDWTNLRAAGSLIRSTGVESTGTVPFLKISNDVTAAINRSGKRRGAACAYLACWHLDFPDFIDLRRNTGDERRRTHDMNTAAWIPDLFMERVANDEQWTLFSPDEVPDLHDTYGQAFAERYEAYEAQADAGELRQYERVDATELWRQTLTRLFETGHPWLTFKDPCNVRSPQDHVGTVHSSNLCTEITLNTSQEEHAVCNLGSVNLATHVEDGESAERSSTETERSESTARLDRERLAETIETAMRMLDNVVDLCFYPTEEAEYSNMRHRPVGLGVMGFHEALMEVGTPMATEDAVEAANRWQEFVSYHAILNSSRLAKEREPYETYEGSKWDRGLLPHDTVDLLEAERGREIPTDRSETLDWDRVRDHVETHGMRNSNTMAVAPTATISTINGTTPSIEPIYSNLYVKSNMSGDFTVVNDRLVADLREAGLWDEELRDRVKVEDGAIQDIDAIPEETRELYRSAFEIDPRHQLRLTAHRGQWIDQSVSHNVFFPSTDGSLLDEVYTTAWELGLKTTYYLRTLGASQIEKSTIDMREYGRTQHRETGSTGASESDDLARVEDPTCDACQ, encoded by the coding sequence ATGAGTACGCAATCGACGACGACCGACCGTGTCCGATCGATCCTCGACCGGGCACGGACCGACAGCGAAGCCGTACTGACCGACGAGACGATCGAGACACTCCGATCGGAGATCGAGCGGAACCTCTACGCCGGCGCCGGCCGCGAGGAGATCTACGAAGCCGTCCTCCAGTCGCTGACCGCACGGATCGAACGCGCTCCGGAGTACAAACGGATCGCCGCACGTGTGTTCAGACAGCGCTACTACGAGACCGTCATCGGCGAGGACCTGCAGGGTGGAGAACTCGCCGACGCTTATCGGGAGACCTTCGTCGAGAACATCCGGCGGGGCGTCGAGATAGATCTCCTCGACGAACGGATGACAGAGCGGTTCGACCTCGACGCGCTGGCGGAGACGCTGGTCCCCGACCGGGACGGGCAGTTCGAGTACATGGCCATGGAGACGCTGGCCCAGCGGTACTTCCTGACGACCACCGACGACGAACCGCTGGAACTGCCACAGGCGTTCTGGATGCGCGTCGCGATGGGACTCGCGCTGGAGGAAGACAACCCCCAGCGTCGTGCCGAGGAGTTCTACGCCGTCCTCTCGAAGCTGGAGTTTACGCCCTCCTCACCGACGCTGTTTCACAGCGGGACGACCCACCCACAACTCTCCTCGTGTTACCTGACGACCGTCGAGGACGATCTCGAGGGTATCTTCGAGGCGTACAAACACCACGCACAGCTCTCGAAGTGGAGCGGCGGCCTGGGCAACGACTGGACGAACCTCCGGGCGGCGGGGTCGCTCATCCGGTCGACGGGCGTCGAGTCCACCGGGACGGTGCCGTTTCTGAAAATCTCGAACGACGTGACCGCCGCGATCAACCGCTCGGGGAAGCGCCGCGGGGCCGCGTGTGCGTACCTGGCCTGCTGGCACCTCGATTTCCCGGATTTCATCGATCTGCGGCGAAACACCGGCGACGAGCGCCGCCGAACCCACGATATGAACACCGCCGCCTGGATCCCGGATCTGTTCATGGAGCGGGTCGCGAACGACGAGCAGTGGACGCTGTTCAGCCCCGACGAGGTGCCCGACCTCCACGACACCTACGGCCAGGCGTTCGCGGAGCGCTACGAGGCCTACGAGGCCCAGGCCGATGCGGGGGAACTGCGTCAGTACGAGCGGGTCGACGCCACCGAACTGTGGCGCCAGACGCTGACACGCCTCTTCGAGACCGGCCACCCCTGGCTGACGTTCAAAGACCCCTGTAACGTCCGCTCGCCACAGGACCACGTCGGGACCGTCCACTCCTCGAACCTCTGTACGGAGATCACGCTGAACACGAGCCAGGAGGAACACGCCGTCTGCAACCTCGGCAGCGTCAACCTCGCGACCCACGTCGAAGACGGGGAGAGCGCGGAACGGAGTTCCACGGAGACCGAGCGGTCGGAATCGACCGCGAGGCTCGACCGCGAGCGACTCGCCGAGACCATCGAGACGGCGATGCGGATGCTCGACAACGTCGTCGACCTGTGTTTCTACCCGACCGAGGAAGCCGAGTACTCGAACATGCGTCATCGGCCGGTCGGGCTCGGCGTGATGGGCTTTCACGAGGCGCTCATGGAGGTGGGGACGCCGATGGCCACCGAGGACGCCGTCGAGGCCGCCAACCGGTGGCAGGAGTTCGTCTCCTACCACGCAATCTTGAACAGCTCACGGCTGGCGAAAGAACGCGAGCCCTACGAGACCTACGAGGGCAGCAAATGGGACCGGGGACTCCTCCCGCACGACACCGTCGACCTGCTGGAAGCAGAGCGCGGTCGGGAGATTCCGACGGACCGTTCGGAGACCCTGGACTGGGACCGCGTCCGCGACCACGTCGAGACCCACGGGATGCGCAACTCCAACACGATGGCGGTCGCGCCGACGGCGACGATCTCGACGATCAACGGCACGACCCCCTCTATCGAGCCGATCTACTCGAACCTCTACGTGAAGTCGAACATGAGCGGGGACTTCACCGTCGTCAACGACCGCCTCGTCGCCGACCTCCGTGAGGCGGGGCTGTGGGACGAGGAGCTACGCGACCGCGTCAAAGTCGAGGACGGCGCCATCCAGGATATCGACGCGATCCCCGAGGAGACCCGCGAGCTGTACCGGAGCGCCTTCGAAATCGACCCGCGCCACCAGCTTCGGCTGACGGCCCACCGGGGCCAGTGGATCGACCAGTCGGTCTCGCACAACGTCTTCTTCCCCAGCACGGACGGCTCGCTACTGGACGAAGTCTACACGACCGCCTGGGAACTGGGGCTGAAGACGACCTACTACCTCCGCACGCTGGGGGCCTCCCAGATCGAGAAGTCGACCATCGACATGCGCGAGTACGGGCGGACACAGCACCGCGAGACGGGCTCGACCGGGGCGAGCGAGAGCGACGATCTCGCCCGTGTCGAGGACCCGACCTGTGACGCCTGCCAGTGA
- a CDS encoding transposase: MSETLDPLSDRACRMTHAYKTGIELSETIRDGACLRAAVSEATLYTEHLEDGYPEWHPAPDSFRGMLRLFIYREMTDDSYRTLETYQELAEPFGLDHVPDEAVLSRTWWNRFDEGGREYVTVAAHFVVKEIHDHGPAVPAVRPKEEVTDSNSESTDDDEQDESGSNEFSDEQIRRTTRLARDHAFDGFDSGRAQNASYEDTQFFELQTFMGMVGCGTAQGAVRFQFRQGKEYGPHGDTHLRAVKQFEPEALIEGFDKASDRLLSAIASEASFQRPVTAAIDITTIPYYGDLEGMSMVSGMQGEEERAFKFATLSIVGENIPLVLAVEPIRESSAWDRNPPNQVHRVVRRLVTRAKEYVPVETVLCDREFDSKNVYQTLSNLGVNYLIPKRINSTERKVIETMDADGQGVAVESASVHLESGSHSMQFLYVPSTNGEGTTVFATNLRVGPEEAESFCRRYSRRWQIENEYKSIKNDFLAKTSSKDYRVRLFYFVFAVLLYNIWRLTDFLLKAGVDGEMDYAHVLTAGECVELIASALIPPD; this comes from the coding sequence ATGTCGGAGACGTTGGACCCGCTTTCGGATCGTGCCTGCCGGATGACCCACGCGTACAAGACCGGAATTGAGCTCAGCGAAACAATACGGGATGGGGCGTGTCTCCGGGCGGCTGTGAGTGAAGCCACTCTCTACACAGAGCATCTTGAAGACGGCTATCCGGAGTGGCACCCTGCACCCGATTCGTTTCGGGGGATGCTCCGGCTGTTCATCTATCGGGAGATGACGGACGACAGTTACCGGACCCTCGAAACGTACCAGGAACTCGCTGAACCGTTCGGGTTAGATCACGTTCCCGACGAGGCAGTGCTCTCTCGTACGTGGTGGAACCGATTCGACGAAGGGGGCCGAGAGTACGTGACCGTCGCGGCGCATTTCGTCGTCAAGGAGATTCATGATCACGGTCCCGCAGTCCCCGCGGTGCGCCCGAAAGAGGAGGTCACCGACTCGAACTCGGAGTCGACCGACGACGATGAGCAGGACGAGTCTGGGAGCAATGAGTTCTCAGACGAGCAGATTCGCCGGACGACACGCCTCGCACGGGACCACGCCTTCGACGGATTCGACTCTGGCCGAGCGCAGAACGCCTCCTACGAAGATACGCAGTTCTTCGAGCTCCAGACGTTCATGGGAATGGTCGGCTGTGGTACCGCGCAGGGTGCTGTACGGTTTCAGTTCAGACAGGGTAAGGAGTACGGTCCGCATGGAGACACGCATCTGCGGGCAGTCAAGCAATTCGAGCCAGAAGCGCTGATCGAGGGCTTCGATAAGGCGAGTGACCGGTTGCTCTCGGCTATCGCCTCGGAGGCATCGTTTCAGCGTCCGGTCACTGCAGCAATCGACATCACGACGATCCCGTACTACGGCGACCTAGAGGGAATGTCGATGGTCAGTGGGATGCAGGGCGAGGAAGAACGGGCATTCAAATTTGCGACGCTCTCGATTGTCGGCGAGAACATCCCACTGGTGCTCGCTGTGGAGCCAATTCGGGAGAGTTCAGCGTGGGATAGGAATCCGCCGAATCAGGTTCACCGTGTCGTCCGGCGACTCGTGACACGAGCGAAAGAATACGTCCCTGTAGAGACCGTGCTGTGTGACCGCGAGTTCGATTCCAAGAACGTCTACCAGACGCTCTCGAATCTCGGCGTAAACTATCTCATCCCGAAGCGGATCAACAGCACTGAGCGCAAGGTCATCGAGACGATGGATGCCGATGGGCAAGGCGTGGCGGTTGAATCGGCGTCCGTTCATCTCGAATCGGGCAGTCACTCGATGCAGTTCCTCTACGTCCCGTCGACAAATGGTGAGGGAACGACTGTCTTCGCAACGAATCTCCGCGTCGGCCCAGAGGAAGCCGAGTCGTTCTGTCGGCGGTACAGCCGCCGCTGGCAGATCGAGAACGAGTACAAGTCGATCAAGAACGATTTCCTCGCGAAGACCTCATCGAAGGACTACAGAGTGAGATTGTTCTACTTCGTGTTCGCGGTCTTGCTCTACAACATTTGGCGACTCACGGACTTCCTGCTGAAAGCGGGTGTTGACGGCGAGATGGACTATGCCCATGTGTTGACTGCGGGTGAGTGTGTGGAACTGATCGCCTCGGCGTTAATCCCGCCCGACTGA
- a CDS encoding DUF2309 domain-containing protein, with protein MSTDPAIRESIERAAAPVGRAWPLHSFVTANPLAGFEDEPFPEAVRKGADRFGGDGYPDPDVFEAALADGRIDTELLTDALAEHGCETDPEATLDRMREAPSDDAETAEETPTDRVDAVLTKWLAAFLDEGQATWPMPDREQGFFAAFHAAAQHDGEIPETDTIAALPDEPIDALHHLLGTIPPGEWEDLFEYHLTALPGWTGYVKQRAADGGEWQSSYPITLAGYLAARLALVEAFDAPLEPPTEDDATDDDDTIAIAEAWLSAWEGTYRGELVEAVADESAARDSDDGRPDAQFVFCIDTRSEVVRRHIEATGDYETHGYAGFFGVPMRYEGYDADVAVDACPPIADAEHRIADRPSTGEDAKQHAHDHQQHTVGAGQKVLKKLKSNAATAFSFVESAGAGYGAALAARTLLPARVADAIDTVDDAPEDHEFCAPTVDYNPDAVAALREGLTHEEKVEYAETAFDLMGWEQFARVVVFAGHASETANNPFESSLDCGACAGNPGGPSSRVLAAICNDGAVKADLRERGFDIPEDTVFVAGEHNTTTDEVTLYDGSVPESHAADLEQLEADLDTAQSTATAERTDADDSVRETERRAADWAETRPEWGLAGNAGFVIGPRALTENLDLDGRSFLHSYDWATDPAGDDLEAIMAGPMVVTQWINTQYYFSTVDPAVYGSGSKVTQNPVGNVGVYQGNGGDLLTGLPLQSVHAADDEPYHQPLRLSTVIHAPVERVTDILAENDEVAELLDNGWLSLTVVDPEQEHRAFHYDGDLEWTTEEAATSVTTPTVTSPADD; from the coding sequence ATGAGTACTGACCCAGCGATTCGTGAGAGTATCGAGCGTGCAGCAGCCCCCGTCGGCCGTGCGTGGCCGCTTCACTCGTTCGTGACCGCCAACCCCCTGGCGGGGTTCGAGGACGAACCGTTCCCCGAAGCCGTCCGGAAGGGGGCCGACCGCTTCGGCGGCGACGGCTACCCCGACCCCGACGTGTTCGAGGCGGCGTTGGCGGACGGCCGGATCGACACGGAACTCCTGACCGACGCGCTGGCCGAACACGGCTGTGAAACCGATCCGGAGGCCACGCTCGACCGCATGCGTGAGGCACCGTCGGACGACGCCGAGACCGCCGAGGAGACGCCGACCGACCGCGTCGACGCCGTACTGACGAAGTGGCTCGCCGCCTTCCTCGACGAGGGTCAGGCGACGTGGCCGATGCCCGACCGTGAACAGGGGTTCTTCGCCGCCTTCCACGCGGCCGCACAGCACGACGGCGAGATTCCGGAGACCGACACCATCGCGGCTCTCCCCGACGAGCCGATCGACGCGCTCCACCACCTGCTGGGGACGATCCCGCCGGGCGAGTGGGAGGACCTGTTCGAGTACCACCTGACCGCGCTCCCCGGCTGGACCGGCTACGTCAAGCAGCGCGCGGCCGACGGCGGCGAGTGGCAGTCGTCGTACCCGATCACGCTCGCGGGCTATCTCGCCGCCCGCCTGGCGCTGGTCGAGGCGTTCGACGCGCCGCTGGAACCGCCGACCGAGGACGACGCCACCGACGACGACGACACGATCGCGATAGCCGAGGCGTGGCTGAGCGCCTGGGAGGGGACCTACCGCGGCGAACTGGTCGAGGCTGTCGCCGACGAGAGCGCCGCCCGGGACTCCGACGACGGCCGTCCGGACGCCCAGTTCGTCTTCTGTATCGACACGCGCTCGGAGGTCGTCCGCCGCCACATCGAGGCGACGGGCGACTACGAGACCCACGGCTACGCCGGCTTCTTCGGCGTGCCGATGCGCTACGAGGGGTACGACGCCGACGTGGCCGTCGACGCCTGCCCGCCGATCGCCGACGCAGAGCACCGTATCGCGGACCGGCCGAGCACGGGCGAAGACGCGAAACAGCACGCACACGACCACCAGCAACACACCGTCGGCGCCGGCCAGAAGGTCCTCAAGAAACTGAAGTCCAACGCCGCGACGGCGTTCAGTTTCGTCGAGAGCGCCGGGGCGGGCTACGGGGCCGCGCTGGCGGCCCGGACGCTCCTGCCCGCTCGCGTCGCCGACGCCATCGACACTGTGGACGACGCGCCAGAAGACCACGAGTTCTGTGCGCCGACGGTCGACTACAACCCGGACGCGGTCGCGGCGCTCCGCGAGGGGCTCACCCACGAGGAGAAAGTCGAGTACGCCGAGACGGCGTTCGACCTGATGGGCTGGGAGCAGTTCGCCCGCGTCGTGGTCTTCGCCGGCCACGCCAGCGAGACCGCGAACAACCCCTTCGAGTCGAGTCTGGACTGTGGCGCCTGTGCCGGCAACCCCGGCGGTCCGAGCTCCCGCGTGCTGGCGGCCATCTGCAACGACGGGGCCGTCAAGGCCGACCTCCGCGAGCGCGGGTTCGACATCCCCGAGGACACCGTCTTCGTCGCCGGCGAGCACAACACGACCACCGACGAGGTGACGCTGTACGACGGGTCGGTCCCCGAGAGCCACGCAGCCGACCTCGAACAGCTCGAAGCGGACCTCGACACCGCACAGTCGACGGCGACCGCAGAGCGGACCGACGCGGACGACAGCGTCCGCGAGACCGAGCGCCGCGCCGCCGACTGGGCCGAGACTCGCCCGGAGTGGGGACTGGCCGGCAACGCCGGGTTCGTGATCGGTCCCCGTGCCCTCACCGAGAACCTGGATCTCGACGGCCGCTCGTTCCTCCACTCCTACGACTGGGCGACCGACCCCGCCGGCGACGACCTCGAAGCGATCATGGCCGGCCCGATGGTCGTCACCCAGTGGATCAACACCCAGTACTACTTTTCGACGGTCGATCCGGCCGTCTACGGGAGCGGCTCGAAGGTCACGCAGAACCCGGTCGGGAACGTCGGCGTCTATCAGGGCAACGGCGGTGACCTGCTGACCGGCCTCCCGCTGCAGTCGGTCCACGCCGCCGACGACGAACCGTACCACCAGCCCCTTCGCCTCTCGACCGTGATCCACGCGCCCGTCGAGCGCGTGACCGACATCCTCGCGGAGAACGACGAGGTCGCAGAGCTACTGGACAACGGCTGGCTCTCGCTGACGGTCGTCGACCCCGAGCAGGAGCACCGCGCGTTCCACTACGACGGCGACCTCGAGTGGACCACCGAGGAAGCGGCGACGAGCGTGACGACGCCGACTGTGACATCGCCGGCAGACGACTAG
- a CDS encoding phosphotransferase family protein has translation MTVDAALADAFPTREVETVTQAGPSWNDLNETVRVMFADGEQVFLKLAADGDGSRVARERAVLDYVRRHCDVTVPPVVASADSAPHPYLVTAPMSQQGLAPQWDQLERPERRRALEQIGAALATVNDRQFDRHGHIVAGDADGLVLDTGAWSDVLVDRIEMTREIASANRFEQYFDAVIDVVEAHSERLDRAPAVLVHGDPAMPNIFRSRAAIGFVDWELAHVGDPARELHRARDQLLESRGIDDERLVSALHDGYRRRSGSLPPGLDDRREIYDAVRYLGTVGFVDKIAASTDEPTDELAASIEAEMNNRLDAVRH, from the coding sequence ATGACAGTCGATGCAGCCCTGGCCGACGCGTTTCCGACACGGGAGGTCGAGACAGTGACACAGGCGGGGCCGTCCTGGAACGACCTGAACGAGACCGTGCGTGTGATGTTTGCCGACGGTGAGCAGGTGTTCCTGAAACTCGCGGCCGACGGTGACGGGTCGCGGGTCGCCCGGGAGCGCGCCGTCCTCGACTACGTCCGGAGACACTGCGACGTGACGGTCCCGCCGGTGGTCGCGAGTGCAGACAGCGCCCCCCACCCGTATCTCGTGACGGCACCGATGAGCCAACAGGGACTTGCACCACAGTGGGACCAGTTGGAGCGACCAGAACGGCGGCGGGCGCTGGAGCAGATCGGCGCGGCGCTGGCGACGGTCAACGACCGACAGTTCGACCGCCACGGCCACATCGTTGCGGGTGACGCCGACGGACTCGTCCTCGACACCGGGGCCTGGAGCGACGTTCTCGTCGACCGGATAGAGATGACCAGAGAGATAGCCTCCGCGAACCGATTCGAGCAGTATTTCGACGCGGTAATCGATGTCGTCGAGGCACACAGCGAACGACTCGACCGCGCACCGGCGGTACTGGTTCACGGGGACCCAGCGATGCCGAACATCTTCCGGAGCCGAGCGGCAATCGGCTTCGTCGACTGGGAACTCGCACACGTCGGCGACCCGGCACGAGAGCTTCACAGAGCACGGGACCAGTTACTCGAATCGCGCGGAATCGACGACGAACGACTGGTGAGCGCACTCCACGACGGCTACCGACGCCGTTCCGGATCACTGCCACCCGGACTCGACGACCGACGGGAGATCTACGACGCGGTCCGATACCTCGGCACGGTGGGCTTCGTCGACAAGATCGCCGCGTCGACGGACGAACCGACAGACGAACTCGCGGCCAGCATCGAAGCGGAGATGAACAACCGTCTCGACGCAGTTCGACACTGA
- a CDS encoding class I SAM-dependent methyltransferase — MCDDRHSTDPYCPLRVDNEARWAFLEQYVESQHRTALDIGCAEGYFTKAVAECGLEATGVEATEARYERAEATFGDDENVRFRHHRVTPETVDDLPATDLTLLLTVQHHWLRAYGVEPATRMLKHVAQRTSRLFYEPPGDMYVPAQRPIDPSRSVRLYRTYLQRLFDGQAVVRDVEMFDHVEEGEYASRRDPLFVLDTDSVGSGE, encoded by the coding sequence ATGTGCGACGACCGCCACTCCACAGACCCCTACTGTCCACTCCGGGTCGACAACGAAGCCCGGTGGGCGTTCCTCGAACAGTACGTCGAGAGTCAGCATCGCACCGCGCTCGATATCGGCTGTGCGGAAGGGTACTTCACGAAGGCCGTCGCCGAATGCGGGCTCGAAGCGACCGGAGTGGAGGCGACCGAAGCCCGGTACGAACGCGCGGAGGCGACATTCGGTGACGACGAGAACGTACGATTTCGACACCATCGGGTGACACCCGAGACGGTTGACGACCTCCCGGCGACGGACCTCACGTTGCTGTTGACTGTCCAGCACCACTGGCTCCGTGCGTACGGTGTCGAGCCAGCAACCCGGATGCTGAAACACGTCGCACAGCGGACGAGTCGGTTGTTCTACGAACCGCCGGGGGACATGTACGTTCCAGCGCAGCGCCCGATCGACCCCAGCCGCAGCGTACGGCTCTACCGGACGTACCTCCAGCGGTTGTTCGACGGGCAAGCAGTGGTGAGAGACGTCGAGATGTTCGACCACGTCGAGGAAGGGGAGTACGCCTCTCGACGCGACCCGCTCTTCGTCCTCGACACTGACTCCGTTGGGTCCGGTGAGTGA
- a CDS encoding ABC transporter substrate-binding protein, with translation MADESSEHKAPTRRDYIKYGGAVVGGGLLAGCTGDSDGGSGTASSTETPTKTATETTTTEDSSYSVTIEPVGEVSFDAVPKTWVAENASWADMGVALGMDKPSAVVLTGEYRTWHYEDIPGLSTSKEDMVSLWQDGISKELFLEIDAGIHFIDPNYMINLIPNWERSDVDEMSERVAPFCGNTSFSTYSWHESYPYYSLYEATEKVAEVFQRTDRFEALRTLHDETVTEIQDRLPPKSERPAIGLLSPASTEPEKFYPYRLGDTTAYKHWHDLGVSDAFEGSNIKSFTSDRGSIDYEPLLEIDPEILMFYTDKQWTHSDFRETYLAFLQDHNTASQLTAVQNGDVYPAGGMYQGPIINLSKTERAAKQLFPDEFARDERLYDRQRIADIRNGDI, from the coding sequence ATGGCGGACGAATCCAGCGAACACAAGGCACCGACGCGGCGTGATTACATCAAGTACGGCGGGGCAGTCGTCGGCGGTGGGCTGCTCGCCGGCTGTACTGGTGACAGCGACGGTGGCTCTGGAACGGCCAGCTCAACAGAGACACCAACGAAGACAGCGACGGAGACTACGACGACCGAAGATAGCTCCTACTCGGTGACGATTGAGCCGGTGGGCGAGGTGTCGTTCGACGCGGTTCCGAAAACGTGGGTCGCTGAGAACGCGAGTTGGGCCGACATGGGTGTGGCCCTCGGGATGGACAAACCAAGCGCCGTCGTTCTCACCGGCGAGTACCGAACGTGGCACTACGAGGATATCCCCGGCCTCTCAACGAGCAAAGAGGATATGGTCTCTCTCTGGCAGGACGGCATCTCGAAGGAACTCTTCCTTGAAATCGATGCGGGGATCCACTTCATCGATCCGAACTACATGATAAACCTCATTCCAAACTGGGAGCGTTCGGATGTTGACGAGATGAGCGAGCGGGTCGCGCCGTTCTGCGGGAACACGAGTTTCTCAACCTACTCCTGGCACGAGAGCTACCCGTACTACTCGCTATACGAGGCGACCGAGAAGGTCGCCGAGGTGTTCCAGCGAACGGACCGCTTCGAGGCACTCCGAACGCTACACGACGAGACCGTTACAGAGATACAGGACCGACTGCCACCCAAGAGCGAGCGTCCAGCAATCGGGCTCCTGTCCCCGGCCTCAACCGAGCCGGAGAAGTTTTATCCGTACCGACTCGGTGACACGACGGCATACAAACACTGGCACGACCTCGGGGTGAGCGACGCTTTTGAGGGCTCGAACATCAAGAGTTTCACGTCGGATCGCGGCTCCATCGACTACGAACCGCTTCTAGAGATCGACCCGGAGATATTGATGTTCTACACCGACAAACAGTGGACGCACTCGGATTTCCGGGAAACGTATCTTGCGTTCTTACAGGACCATAACACGGCAAGCCAGCTCACGGCGGTCCAGAATGGCGATGTCTACCCGGCGGGTGGAATGTATCAGGGGCCGATTATCAACCTCTCGAAGACTGAGCGCGCCGCAAAGCAGCTATTCCCCGATGAATTCGCCCGTGATGAGCGGCTCTACGATCGACAGCGCATAGCGGACATCCGAAACGGAGACATCTAA